One window of Carassius auratus strain Wakin unplaced genomic scaffold, ASM336829v1 scaf_tig00023110, whole genome shotgun sequence genomic DNA carries:
- the LOC113077674 gene encoding T-box transcription factor TBX18-like, whose amino-acid sequence MAEKRRSPCMSLKAHAFSVEALIGTEKKRKLEEDNENFCEKENEVSNLTEIPQPRTERTCPSTRSCETDCASDESPESEDVLLDSSQPASKGSQVLVHSATSCGEEMRVDLQGSDLWKRFHEIGTEMIITKAGRRMFPAMRVKIAGLDPHQQYYVAMDIVPVDNKRYRYVYHSSKWMVAGNADSPVPPRVYIHPDSPASGETWMRQILSFDKLKLTNNELDDQGHIILHSMHKYQPRVHVILKECGEELSPVKAVPTGDGVKLFSFPETVFTTVTAYQNQQITRLKIDRNPFAKGFRDSGRNRMGLEALVESYAFWRPSLRTLTFEDIPGITKQGAAGSHGVVGSSAHSHLLSSSSCSSPTFHLASGAGPVCDYTTCSRTSHPLHRYAPPFSTDYSRLASPAADAFSSTRSSTYVNGTEGEAFSCTQTGLPIQIHGMPSTTSQLQYLMPSHTHNAFSTNQSTPGSYNGFRLHSPYGLYGYNFSTSPRLATSTEKTAVTQSSFLGSSPSGTLTDRQVLATVDSLHMLSSSQQNLFDSRTLGMTSSTSQVTAHMA is encoded by the exons ATGGCTGAGAAACGACGGTCCCCGTGTATGAGCCTTAAAGCGCACGCATTCTCGGTAGAAGCACTTATTGGTacggagaaaaaaagaaagcttgAGGAGGACAATGAAAACTTTTGTGAGAAAGAAAACGAGGTGTCGAACCTGACAGAAATCCCGCAGCCCCGGACTGAGAGAACTTGTCCAAGCACCAGGAGTTGTGAGACAGACTGTGCAAGCGACGAATCCC CGGAGTCTGAGGACGTGTTGTTGGATAGCTCACAACCTGCATCCAAAGGCTCGCAGGTCCTCGTGCATTCAGCCACGAGCTGCGGGGAGGAGATGCGCGTGGACCTGCAGGGCTCAGACTTGTGGAAGCGATTCCACGAGATAGGAACTGAAATGATCATCACCAAAGCCGGCAG GCGAATGTTTCCCGCGATGAGAGTTAAGATTGCGGGACTGGATCCTCATCAACAGTATTATGTCGCGATGGATATTGTTCCTGTCGACAACAAACGGTACAG GTACGTGTACCACAGCTCGAAGTGGATGGTAGCGGGTAACGCCGACTCTCCGGTCCCTCCGCGTGTCTACATTCATCCTGATTCGCCTGCTTCCGGTGAGACGTGGATGCGCCAAATTTTAAGCTTCGACAAACTCAAACTGACCAACAATGAGCTCGACGACCAAGGCCAT ATCATTCTTCACTCTATGCACAAGTACCAGCCCCGTGTCCACGTCATCCTTAAGGAGTGCGGTGAAGAACTCTCACCCGTTAAGGCAGTTCCCACTGGGGATGGTGTCAAACTATTTTCCTTCCCAGAAACGGTCTTCACAACGGTGACTGCATACCAAAACCAACAG ATAACAAGACTGAAGATCGACAGGAACCCTTTTGCAAAAGGATTCAGAGACTCTGGAAGAAACAG GATGGGACTAGAGGCTCTAGTTGAGTCATATGCATTCTGGCGGCCCTCACTGAGAACCCTGACATTTGAGGACATCCCTGGAATCACTAAACAAG GTGCAGCCGGCTCTCATGGTGTTGTTGGGTCTTCAGCACACTCGCATCTGCTGTCTTCATCCTCATGCTCGTCCCCTACATTTCACCTAGCTTCAGGGGCGGGGCCAGTGTGTGATTACACCACCTGCAGTCGAACAAGCCACCCACTCCATCGCTATGCCCCTCCCTTCTCCACAGACTACAGTCGACTGGCCAGCCCAGCAGCAGACGCGTTTTCCTCGACTCGGAGCTCCACGTATGTGAACGGGACAGAAGGTGAAGCATTCTCGTGTACACAGACTGGCCTGCCAATCCAGATCCACGGAATGCCAAGCACAACCTCCCAGCTGCAGTACCTAATGCCCAGCCACACCCATAATGCATTTTctaccaatcagagcacaccggGTTCCTATAATGGGTTCCGCTTGCACAGCCCATATGGTCTCTATGGTTACAACTTTTCCACTTCTCCTCGCCTGGCCACCAGCACTGAAAAAACAGCAGTTACACAAAGTTCATTCCTTGGGTCCTCCCCGAGCGGGACACTGACAGACAGGCAGGTCCTAGCCACTGTGGACAGTCTGCACATGCTCAGCAGCAGTCAACAGAATCTTTTTGACTCACGGACTTTGGGGATGACAAGCTCCACCTCCCAGGTGACAGCCCACATGGCATGA